GGTGCAGCCACTCGTTCGTCGTCATGCGCGTCTCCGTCGTCGTCGTCGGGTGCCCGGCCGGGCGGGGGTGGATCAGTTCTGCGGGAAGCCCAGGTCGACGCCGCCGTGCGACGGGTCGAGCCAGCGGCTGGTGATCGCCTTCTGCTGCGTGAAGAACCGCACGCCCTCGGCGCCGTGCGCCTTGGTGTCGCCGAAGAGGCTGGAGCGCCAGCCGCCGAACGAGAACGTGGCGACGGGCACGGGGATGGGGACGTTGATCCCGATCATGCCCACCTGGACCTCGTTCTGGAAGCGGCGCGCGGCCCCGCCGTCGTTGGTGAAGATCGCGGTGCCGTTGCCGAACGCGCCGGCGTTGATGAGCGCGACGCCCTCCTCGTACGTCCGCACCCGGACGACGCCGAGCACGGGCCCGAAGATCTCCTCCGTGTACGCGCGCGAGCTCGTGGGGAGCTGGTCGATGAGCGTCGGGCCGAGCCAGAAGCCGTCCCGCTCGCCGTCGACCTCGATGCCGCGGCCGTCGACGACGACGCGCGCGCCGTCCTCCTCGGCGATGGCGATGTAGGACGCGACCTTGTCGCGGTGCGCCTCCGTGACGAGCGGCCCCATGTCGCAGCCGCGGCGACCGTCGCCGACGCGGAGGCCGGACATGCGCGAGGTGATCCGCTCGATGAGGGCGTCCGCGACGGGATCGACCGCGACGACCACGGAGATCGCCATGCAGCGCTCGCCCGCCGAGCCGAAGCCCGCGTTGACGGCCGAGTCGGCGACGAGGTCGAGGTCGGCGTCCGGCAGCACGAGCATGTGGTTCTTGGCGCCGCCGAGGGCCTGCACGCGCTTGCCGTGCTTGGTGCCCGTCTCGTAGACGTACTGCGCGATGGGCGTGGATCCGACGAACGAGATCGCCCGCACGTCCGGGTGCGTGAGCAGCCCGTCCACCGCCTCCTTGTCGCCGTTCAGCACGGTGAAGACGCCGTCCGGGAGCCCGGCGCGCTTCCACAGCTCGGCGATCCAGATGGCCGCGCTCGGGTCCTTCTCGCTCGGCTTCAGCACCACGGTGTTGCCGGCCGCGATCGCGATCGGGAAGAACCACATCGGCACCATCGCCGGGAAGTTGAACGGCGAGATGATCCCGACGACGCCGAGCGGCTGCTTGGTCGAGTACACGTCGACGCCCGTGGACACCTGCTCCGAGTACTCGCCCTTGAGGTGGTGCGCGAGGCCGGTCGCGAACTCCACCACCTCCTGGCCGC
The genomic region above belongs to Clavibacter phaseoli and contains:
- a CDS encoding CoA-acylating methylmalonate-semialdehyde dehydrogenase gives rise to the protein MTDTAPLPVVPHWIDGARSPSTSGRTAPVYDPARGVVTKEVALADADEIQRAIASANAAFPAWRDLSLAKRQAILFRFRELLEAEKGELAEIITSEHGKVVSDALGEITRGQEVVEFATGLAHHLKGEYSEQVSTGVDVYSTKQPLGVVGIISPFNFPAMVPMWFFPIAIAAGNTVVLKPSEKDPSAAIWIAELWKRAGLPDGVFTVLNGDKEAVDGLLTHPDVRAISFVGSTPIAQYVYETGTKHGKRVQALGGAKNHMLVLPDADLDLVADSAVNAGFGSAGERCMAISVVVAVDPVADALIERITSRMSGLRVGDGRRGCDMGPLVTEAHRDKVASYIAIAEEDGARVVVDGRGIEVDGERDGFWLGPTLIDQLPTSSRAYTEEIFGPVLGVVRVRTYEEGVALINAGAFGNGTAIFTNDGGAARRFQNEVQVGMIGINVPIPVPVATFSFGGWRSSLFGDTKAHGAEGVRFFTQQKAITSRWLDPSHGGVDLGFPQN